The DNA window GGGAACCGGGCCGCCTTGATCTGGTAGGCGATGGACCGAACCTCGCGCTCGGCCATCTCGGCCTTGAGCAACTGGGAGAGGATGGGGATGGCCGCATCGAAGGCGGGTGCCCCCTGCTCGATGAGGTCAGCGACGGCCTGGGCCATGCCGTACATCTTGAGGGAGCGCAGCATGACCATGACGGCGGCGCTGGCGGGATCATGACGCATGACGCAGATCCTTCCCGCGCAGCGTATCATAGCGCGCGACATTGGCCTTCGGCTCCCGGCGCAGGCTCAACGCCTGTGGGGTATCGATGGCGGCGATGCTGGTTGGCTTGCCGTCGAGCAGCCGGTGGAGGATGTTGAGGATATGGGTCTTGGTCGGCACGCCAGCTTCCAGCGCCAGTTCGACGGAACAGAGCACCGCCTGCTCATCATGTTGCAGGACCAGCGCGAGGATCTCCACCATCTCCCGGTCACCGCCGGGGCGCTTGAGCAGGAAGCCCTGCAACTGCCGGAAGGCCTCGGGCATCTCGGCAAAGGGCGCGCCGTTGCGCAGGGCGCCAGGCTTGCGCTGGATCACCGCCAGGTAATGCCGCCAGTCATAGATGGTCCGCCCTGGCTGGTCATGGGACCGCTCGATGATCCGGCCATGCTCGCACAGGACCTGGCCCTCGGCGGCGATGACGAGCCGGTCAGGGTAGACCCGCAGGCTCACCGGCCGGTTGGCGAAAGAGGCTGGCACGCTGTAGCGATTGCGCTCGAAGGAGACCAGGCAGGTCGGCGATACCCGCTTGGTGTGCTCGACGAAGCCATCGAAGGGCCGGCCCAGCGGCATCAGACTGGCGACCTCTTCGGCATGCACATCGGCGATGGTGCCGGGCAGGACGCCATGCTGGATCTGACCCCATTGCGCGATGCACTGCTCCTCGAGCCAGACGTTGAGCGCATCGATGTCGGGGAAGCTGGGCATGGGTTGCCACAGCCGGCGCCGTGCATCCTGCACGTTCTTCTCGACCTGTCCCTTCTCCCAACCGGAAGCCGGGTTACAGAACTCGGGCTCGAACAGGTAATGACTGGCCATCGCGGCAAAGCGCGCGTTGACCTGCCGAGCCTTGCCCGTGCCGATCCGATCAACCGCGGTCTTCATGTTGTCGAAAATCCCGCGCTGCGGCACGCCGCCCAGCACCCGGAAGGCCTGGGTCAGAGCGTCGAACAGCATCTCGTGAGTCTGGAGCAGATAAGCTCGGACGGTGAAGGCGCGGCTGTGTGACAGCTTGGTGTGCGCCACCTGCAGCTTGGTCTGCTTGCCGCCCAGCAAGGCCCAGTCCTCGCTCCAGTCGAACTGGAACGCCTCGCCCGGCGCAAAGACCAGCGGCACGAACGTGCCGCGACCACTGGTCTGCTGCTCGCGCTGACGATCGGCCTTCCAGGTCCGCACGAAGGCCGCAACGCGCCCGTATGAGCCGTTATAGCCCAGGACCACGAGATCGGCGTGCATCTGCTTCGCCGTGCGCCGCTGCTTGCGCGACTTGCCAGCCTCGATCCGCAGCCAGCCTGACAGCTTCTCCGCATACGGGTCCAGCTTGCTCGGCCGCTCGGGAACCTTGAACTGCGGCTCTACCGTGTCCGCCCGCAGGTACTTGCGGATCGTGTTGCGCGACAAACCAGTGCGCCGCTCGATCTCCCGGATCGGAACCTGCTGCCGGAAATGCCAGCGCCGGATTACACTCAATAACGCCATGTCGATCACTCCTGAATCCTCCGACCAATCAGCCAGAGGGAAGTCAAAACATGGGTCACTTCTCAGTGGAAACTTATGCCCCTCCCGGGTCAACTCTCAGTGGAAATCAACAGCGATGATGCCAATAGCTGCAAGAAAGCCTGTAAAGCCGGAAACGACTGTGCTGCGGAACCATCCACGTCCTGAAGCGAGCAGGCGCCTTTGCACGATTGCGTTTGTCGTGGCTGCCGAGAGCACCGCGACGATCACAACGAGGATTGTCAGCACTTCCATGTAACCATGCTCGCACGGAACCGGGCTTTCGCCAAACGATTGCCGCATGGGTTAGCGATTGACGTGGCACACTTGCCTTGATTCAAGGCTGCTTTTTGGAGGCAGGCTTGAGCCGGGGCGATTTAACCGAAGCAGAGTGGCGCGTTTTAAAGGACTTGCTGCCGATCGAGCCGGAGAACCGTGGCCGAGGCAGGCCACCTGAGCAGAACCGTTCGATCATCAACGGCATTCTCTGGCGGCTCCGGTGTGGCGCTCCGTGGCGAGACGTGCCGCCCAAATATGGTAGCTGGAACACAATCTATCGGCGGTTCCGACGATGGAGCGAGGCTGGCGTCTGGGAAACGGTTGCGGTCACCCTGGCTGAGATCATGGCGGACAGCGGCCACTATAGCATCGACAGCACCACAGTCCGCGCCCACGTCTCGGCAGCGGGCGGAAAAGGGGGACTCATCGACGCGCTCTTGGCCGCTCGCGGGGCGGGTTCACCAGTAAGCTTCACTGCCTGGCTGATGCCCTCGGACGACCGCTCGCCTTCATTCTGACTGGCGGTGAAGCAGCGGACTGCAAGGCGTATGATGCGCTGATCGATTTGCCCGAGCGCGCACCCGATGCCTTCCTTGCAGACAAGGGTTATGACGCCGACGCCATCCGCGCGGACCTCGCCGAAAGGACGATCAAGGCCGTCATTCCGGGCCGATCAAACCGCCGTGTGAAAATCCATTATGATCGGGTGCTCTACCGACAGCGCAATCGCATCGAGCGCATGTTCGGCCATCTCAAGATCAATCGCGCCATTGCCACCCGCTACGACCAACTGGCCAACAGCTTCCTCGGAATGGTCCACCTCGCCACCGCCAGATACTGGCTCAAATTTGTCCACGCCGCCTAGGCACTGATCAAAACTCAAGTTTGCAATGTTGGTTGTCTGTCGTGCGCAATTTCGAACTAATGTTTGAACAGGGTCAAATGAAAACCAATGATAAAGATATCGCCCATCAAGATTTGTGCTAGTGCTGCGCAGCGCAGATATGAAACCACCGAGCGTAGCTTTCATATTCAGTTTTGGAACCCAGCAGCATTTCCCAACTAAATTCCAGCTATTAGCGGTGGAAACGAGAATATCCCCTTCGTTGAGATACTTATCCGGACGCTTCACAAATGACGGTGGAATTGCCAACAAGTCAGAAACATCCAAGTCTGCTTGCACATTTTTTGTTCTCATGCAGACGACTGCATCAGGGGCATTAATGTCGATTACATCATCCGGCTTAAATGTGATGCCGCGAACAAACTCAGCAACGTCACCTAACCTTTGCATTGAAACCGCACTCATCCCAGCATCGCCTCCAGCTTGGTGAGACCATCGCTGATTTCCGCTTCGAGCTGGCGCAATTCCTCGATGATGTCGGCGGGGCTGTCGTGCGTGACCTCCGCGTGGTCGACCTCCTTGTAGCGGTTGAGCGAAAGATCATAGGTGCCGGTGGCGGCGATATCGGCCTTGGGCACGCAGAAGCTCTGCGCCGTGCGCGGGTTTTCAAGCTCACCCTCTTCCCGGCGCAGCCAGCGCGCCAGCGCATCGGGCAAATTGCTTTTTGCGTGATCGGCATCATTCAGCGGCGATGCAGGTAACACGCCCAGCTTGTCGTCATCCAGCAGCGCGGTGCGCTTATCATCGAGAGAGTAGCCATCGGCCTGGAGGTCATAGAACCAGACATTCTCGGTCCCGCCCACGCCCGTCTTGGTGAAGAACAAGATGGCGGTGGACACGCCCGCATAGGGGCGGAACACGCCGGAAGGCAGTTTCACCACGCCCTCCAGCTTATGCTTTTCAACCAGCATTTCGCGTAAGGATTGGTGCGCCTTGGACGAGCCGAACAGCACGCCATCGGGCACAATAACGGCGGCCCGCCCGCCGGTCTTGAGAAGACGCAGGAATAGCGCGAGGAACAGCAGCTCAGTCTTTTTGGTTTTGACGATCTGCTGGAGGTCTTTGGCCGTAACCTCGTAATCCAGCGATCCGGCGAACGGCGGGTTTGCTAGGATCAGCGAGTAGCGCCCGGCGTCGCTATCATGCTCCTGTGCGAGGCTGTCACGGTAGCTGATATCCGGGCTATCGACGCCGTGCAGCGTCATGTTCATGTTACCGATACGGAGCATGGTCGGGTCGAAGTCGAACCCGTGGAACAAGTTGCTGTGGAAGTGTTTGCGCAGCCGCTCATCCCGGAATAGCGCCGGGTGATTGTCGCGTAGGTACTCCCCAGCCGCGACGAGGAAGCCGCAGGTGCCAGCCGCGGGATCGCAAATCACGTCCTCGGGCGTCGGGCGCGTCATCTCGACCATCAGGCGGATAATATGACGCGGCGTGCGGAACTGGCCGTTCGTTCCTGCGCTCGCGATCCTGCCGAGCATATACTCGTAGAGGTCGCCCTTGGTGTCGCGATCCTCCATCGGGATTTTGTCGAGCATATCGACGGTCTTGGCGAGCAGCGCAGCGTTGCTGAACCCGAGCCGCGCATCCTTCATGTGGTGGCCGTAGCTGGAGCCTTCCTCGCCAAGCTGGCGCAGGAAGGGAAAAACGTGTTCCGCCACCACGTCCATCATTTCGCGGGCTTCGAAATTCTTGAAGCGCGACCAGCGAAGATCGGCGTAGGCGCGGCCCTTTTCGTCTTGGCCTTCGGGGAAAATCCGGCGCTCCATGGCGATGCCGAGCGCCGCCGCCTTGTTTTCCTCCAGCGTGTGGAGGTCATCCAGCCGCTTGATAAACAAGAGATACGTGATCTGCTCGATCACCGAGAGCGGATTGGAGACACCTCCAGACCAAAAGGCGTTCCAAATTTGATCGACCTGATTGCGAATTTCCCCGGTGAGCATCTTACTTTTTGAATCCCTTCGATCCGCTATCCAACTTTGCCTTGGCGACCTATTTCCGCATGAATTCCGGATGACCTGCGCGGCAGGTTGGTCCTGCCGGTGACAGGTTTCCAAGAATTTACCGCGAAGAGCTTTTTAAACGCGAATGCGAAGTTCGAAATCTTTCCCCAACATGGTGGCGAGTGTATCCAATGGATGTACAAACAGGAAGTGCTATCGGCTTCTTGAGCCAGCTCAAGAGCCTTGTGCATCGGGCAGCGGGGGGCGTTGGATAGGTTACGCCCGGGCATCTAGCCCGGCCTATTCATGAGACTGCTCCTCGGGGGCGGTCCGCCTAGATCTGTCGGTGGCCGCGTGACCTGGGCGAGCGGCTTGGCCGGCGTTTTTCAGCGCGGCAGGAGCAATGGGCTTTTCGAGGTTGATGGACTGGGGCTCGGGGATTCGGCGGCACAGCCGCGCTGGCTATGTGGGTGCTGGTCTGAGGCTGATGGCGATGGCTCTGAACACGCTGGCATCCGGGCAGGCTGACGCGAAGGCGACGCGGATGCGAGTGGCGGTTTCTATGACGCGGGCAGCGACCTTGAGCAGCCGCAGGCGCAGCGTTGCGAACTCGGCGGCGGCGAGTGCGGTGGCTTTTGGGATTTCCTGCTGGATGCGCCACAGGAGCCAGTAGGCGGCGGTGTGCAGGATGAGGCGCATCTGATTGGCGTTTGCAGAGCGGCACGAGGTGCGATCGCTGGCGAGCTGAGTTTTGTGGCGCTTGATCAGGTTCTCGGCGTTGCCGCGAGCGCAGTAGAGCGTGTCGTAGATGTGCTCGGCCGAGCCTTTGGCCAGCGAGGTGACGACATAGCGGATGTCCATGCCCATTGTGCTGGCCTCGATCCGGGCGACGACGCGGCGCTGGCAGTTCCAGCTCTTCGCGCCGTAGCTGGTCTCAGCATAGGTGCGCAGGACCGGATATTGGCGCTGAGCTCGCTTGACCGCGCAGGCATCGGCGACAGCGACGATGACCGGATCGCCACGCAGCGCGGCGTTGGTCGGCAGGCCGAAGACGTAATCGACGCTGGCCGCCTCGCAGAAGGCCATGACCTCGGGCCGGCCATAGTGCCCGTCGCCGCGGATGGTGATGTGCGTTTCCGGCCAGTTTCGGCGGATGTGACGCACCAGGCGCCGGATGTGGCCAGCAGCTTCGACACCCGACGGTGTCTTGCCGGTGCGCAGCAGCATCGCCACCGGCCGGCCGGTGGCGGTGTCGTAGACATGGATCGGCAGGAAACAGCGCTCGCCATGATGCCCGTTCCAGAACGACAACTGCTGATAACCGTGCACGACATCGCAGGTATCATCGATATCCAGCGTCACCGCCGCGGGCGGGGCGGGATAGCTGGCGCAGTAGATGTCGATCATCGCGGCCATCATTCTGGCCAGTTCGCGCGTAGTCGGTGCGTTCTCCCACCGGCTCATCGTCGGCTGACTGGCCAGCCCCGCACCCGATCCCGGCAGCTTGCCCAGCGCCAGCCGGAAGCCCGGATCGTCGCGCAGGGCGTCGAGGTCATCGGCGTCCTCGTAGCCGCAGGCGATCGCGAACACGCGGGCGCGCAGGATATCGTCGAGGCGATGAACCACCCGCGCAGGATCGCGCCAGTCGGCAATGCAAGCCGCAAGCCGCTGGCAAATCCCCATCGTGCGCTCGGCCTGCGCCAGGAGTAGGACACCGCCGTCCGATGTCAGCCGGCCACCGTCGAAAGCGGCTGTGACTTTCTTGCGCCCGGCCGCTGGGAATCGGAATGTGCTTGCGATATCGTCATTCATGGCGGGTGTGGCCTGTGGCATTTTCTGCCCTGCGGCAGGTTCGGCTTCGACACCCAGTTCCTAATTCAGATCAGAGGCTTATGCCACTCCCGCCAAACCACCAGATCCCGTCTGGTGAATAGGACGGGCTAGGCCATTAAACCATTATGACAGCACGATACCACTCAGGAGAACGCCGAGTGTCAGCTTCAAGCAAGAGCTGACGTTCAGTTCTGAGTGTTTGAACGGCAGAAGCGTAGCAGTCCTCGCAGAAGCAGATTGTCCGCTCAGAGGCGCGCTGATCCGTCAATCGAACGGTTTGGATGGGCGCATTACCGCCCGGCAGTTCGTCGGCTTTTGGGCCGATAGCGGTCGGTCCCGTTAGGGCAAGGTGAGAGCGAAAGCCGACGGCCTTCAATATGACCGAAGTTCCTAGGCAGAATGTTGGAAGAGGTAGAAAATCGACCTAAATTGTCTGCGTGGCGTGTTCAAACCAGCGTCAGACAAAGCATCTACCTACCCCACTCGCTGAAGTTTGAGCAGGTAGTAGAGGTCACTTCGACGCACCTTCTGTGACTTGTCACCCTTAGCGTCGACCTCCGCGAAAAACATAGGCGCAGCGGCAGCAAGCATCGCACCGAACGCCTTCTCCTTGTCCACCATCATGCAGGCACCTGCCAACGCAGCAGCCATTTTTATCCCATCAACCGCGCGCTTATACCAAGGCCGTGCAGGGTCACTGGCAAGCTGGCGAAGTTCATCAAGCGCAGGTACGATTTCGGTTTGCACGAGGAATGCAGTTTCGCGCACAACCTCCTCGGGCGGTAGCTCCTTGAGCTTGTCACGCCACTCCCCAGCGTAGCGCAACATCGCGCGACGGAATGCTCGCAACGCCTGAGAGTTTGCATTCCTGAATTCCATGATGTCGTCTGGCGCGAGGAGCGGCACACCGTCTAGCGCAACGTGCATGGTTTGTAGTGCAAGGAACCCAGATAATGCCTTTGCGTCACCCGTCATGTCGCCTACAGCGCCCGGTACAGGAAGGCCCGGCATGTCGCTAACGAGTGGAGCGCCAAGCTCTCCTGACTTCCGGAGGGCGGCAGCCTGGTAGTAGTAGTCGCCGGGGTAGGTTAGGTGCTCGTCACTGCCCGGTACTCCCTTGTGATGCCAAGGCGCGAAAGTTGGGATGAAATTCTTCGACGGGGGCCCCCACATTTCCGCGTACATCCGTTCGACCATCTCGCGGTCGGCGTTATCCTTGTCCAGTGGATCGTCCTTTGTACGGTCGAAGGCAAAGAAGCCCGGCATTCTTTCGGACAGGTCGGCAAATTTCATCAATGTGACTAGTGCGCGCGGATCATCAAATCTGCTTGGAGACAGCGCAGCAATGCGGTCGATTTCTGCCTTCCATGCATCGCGATCGTAGTCGCCCTGCGGCACGTAGACCCCCGGAAAATGGACCCGGTCGAACACTAGGCCCAGCGCAACGATGCTCGCCAAGGGTTAGCGTCCGCGCTCGTGGTGTAATTTCCGGTGTAGGCGATGGTGTATTCCGGGGTGGGGCATGCCCCACCCCGGAATGCGGCGTCGCTGGTGGCCACCGGGTTCATCGTTATGGTGGAGTTTGCACACTTCAACCGTGACGAAGAGGAGTTCCCGATGACCGAGGACAGATTACTGATCGAAGAGCTGGCTGCAAAGGGCGGCCAACCGGATTTTTTGCGCACCATCGCCGAGAACGTGCTGCAGCTGATCATGGAGGCCGACGTTGATGGCCTGATCGGCGCGGGTCGCCACGAACGCAGCAGCGAGCGCGCGACCTGGCGCAACGGCTATCGCGACCGTTCGCTGGATACCCGGGTAGGCACGCTGAACCTGAAAATCCCCAAGCTGCGTGCTGGGTCCTATTTTCCGGGCTTCCTTGAGCCCCGCAAGATGGTCGAGAAAGCGCTGGTTGCGGTGATCCAGGAAGCGTGGATCGGCGGGGTCAGCACCCGGCGGGTCGATGAACTCGTCCAGGCCATGGGCATGACCGGCATCTCCAAGTCCACCGTCTCCAAGCTTTGCAAGGACATTGACGAGCGCGTCCATGCCTTTCTGAAACGCCCGCTCACCGGCGAATGGCCGTATCTCTGGCTCGATGCCACCTATCTCAAGGTACGCGAAGGCGGGCGGATCATCAGCGTTGCCGCAATAATCGCCATGGCCGTCAACACCGAGGGCCGGCGCGAGATCGTCGGCCTGCATATCGGCCCCTCGGAAGCGGAGGTCTTCTGGTCCGACTTCCTGAAGGACCTTGTTCGGCGCGGTCTTACCGGCGTGAAGCTGGTCATCTCCGATGCTCACGAGGGCCTCAAGGGCGCGATCACCCGCGTCATGGGCGCCACCTGGCAGCGCTGCCGGGTGCACTTCATGCGCAATGCCCTGTCCTATGTGCCCAAGGGCCAGAACACTGTCGTCGCCGCCGCGATCCGCCAGGTCTTCCTGCAGCCCGATCAGAAAAGCGCAACGCAGGTCTGGCGACAGGTCGCCGACCAGTTGCGCACCCGTTGGCCCAAGCTCGGCGCCTGCATGGAC is part of the Sphingobium amiense genome and encodes:
- the istA gene encoding IS21 family transposase, with product MALLSVIRRWHFRQQVPIREIERRTGLSRNTIRKYLRADTVEPQFKVPERPSKLDPYAEKLSGWLRIEAGKSRKQRRTAKQMHADLVVLGYNGSYGRVAAFVRTWKADRQREQQTSGRGTFVPLVFAPGEAFQFDWSEDWALLGGKQTKLQVAHTKLSHSRAFTVRAYLLQTHEMLFDALTQAFRVLGGVPQRGIFDNMKTAVDRIGTGKARQVNARFAAMASHYLFEPEFCNPASGWEKGQVEKNVQDARRRLWQPMPSFPDIDALNVWLEEQCIAQWGQIQHGVLPGTIADVHAEEVASLMPLGRPFDGFVEHTKRVSPTCLVSFERNRYSVPASFANRPVSLRVYPDRLVIAAEGQVLCEHGRIIERSHDQPGRTIYDWRHYLAVIQRKPGALRNGAPFAEMPEAFRQLQGFLLKRPGGDREMVEILALVLQHDEQAVLCSVELALEAGVPTKTHILNILHRLLDGKPTSIAAIDTPQALSLRREPKANVARYDTLRGKDLRHAS
- a CDS encoding IS5 family transposase (programmed frameshift) — translated: MSRGDLTEAEWRVLKDLLPIEPENRGRGRPPEQNRSIINGILWRLRCGAPWRDVPPKYGSWNTIYRRFRRWSEAGVWETVAVTLAEIMADSGHYSIDSTTVRAHVSAAGRKRGTHRRALGRSRGGFTSKLHCLADALGRPLAFILTGGEAADCKAYDALIDLPERAPDAFLADKGYDADAIRADLAERTIKAVIPGRSNRRVKIHYDRVLYRQRNRIERMFGHLKINRAIATRYDQLANSFLGMVHLATARYWLKFVHAA
- a CDS encoding type I restriction-modification system subunit M, which translates into the protein MLTGEIRNQVDQIWNAFWSGGVSNPLSVIEQITYLLFIKRLDDLHTLEENKAAALGIAMERRIFPEGQDEKGRAYADLRWSRFKNFEAREMMDVVAEHVFPFLRQLGEEGSSYGHHMKDARLGFSNAALLAKTVDMLDKIPMEDRDTKGDLYEYMLGRIASAGTNGQFRTPRHIIRLMVEMTRPTPEDVICDPAAGTCGFLVAAGEYLRDNHPALFRDERLRKHFHSNLFHGFDFDPTMLRIGNMNMTLHGVDSPDISYRDSLAQEHDSDAGRYSLILANPPFAGSLDYEVTAKDLQQIVKTKKTELLFLALFLRLLKTGGRAAVIVPDGVLFGSSKAHQSLREMLVEKHKLEGVVKLPSGVFRPYAGVSTAILFFTKTGVGGTENVWFYDLQADGYSLDDKRTALLDDDKLGVLPASPLNDADHAKSNLPDALARWLRREEGELENPRTAQSFCVPKADIAATGTYDLSLNRYKEVDHAEVTHDSPADIIEELRQLEAEISDGLTKLEAMLG
- a CDS encoding IS1380 family transposase — translated: MNDDIASTFRFPAAGRKKVTAAFDGGRLTSDGGVLLLAQAERTMGICQRLAACIADWRDPARVVHRLDDILRARVFAIACGYEDADDLDALRDDPGFRLALGKLPGSGAGLASQPTMSRWENAPTTRELARMMAAMIDIYCASYPAPPAAVTLDIDDTCDVVHGYQQLSFWNGHHGERCFLPIHVYDTATGRPVAMLLRTGKTPSGVEAAGHIRRLVRHIRRNWPETHITIRGDGHYGRPEVMAFCEAASVDYVFGLPTNAALRGDPVIVAVADACAVKRAQRQYPVLRTYAETSYGAKSWNCQRRVVARIEASTMGMDIRYVVTSLAKGSAEHIYDTLYCARGNAENLIKRHKTQLASDRTSCRSANANQMRLILHTAAYWLLWRIQQEIPKATALAAAEFATLRLRLLKVAARVIETATRIRVAFASACPDASVFRAIAISLRPAPT
- a CDS encoding IS256-like element ISSpma2 family transposase: MTEDRLLIEELAAKGGQPDFLRTIAENVLQLIMEADVDGLIGAGRHERSSERATWRNGYRDRSLDTRVGTLNLKIPKLRAGSYFPGFLEPRKMVEKALVAVIQEAWIGGVSTRRVDELVQAMGMTGISKSTVSKLCKDIDERVHAFLKRPLTGEWPYLWLDATYLKVREGGRIISVAAIIAMAVNTEGRREIVGLHIGPSEAEVFWSDFLKDLVRRGLTGVKLVISDAHEGLKGAITRVMGATWQRCRVHFMRNALSYVPKGQNTVVAAAIRQVFLQPDQKSATQVWRQVADQLRTRWPKLGACMDEAETDVLAYTGFPTQHRTKLHSTNPLERLNKEVKRRADVVGIFPNEDSIIRLVGAVLMEQNDEWQLQHRYMQIEGMAELNQPMIEEENQPLHITAKAA